One genomic region from Yersinia canariae encodes:
- a CDS encoding type III secretion system domain-containing protein, with amino-acid sequence MILPLTTDIRYLHQLAWRPAQFAHPLWLAAAGVKTGNYCYGRNHELDAALNVVLNSLRNFPQQSLPAMLSQQQQYQIVEPQRLLARCLALGLVYLQCDDYLRLRQYRQLLAPIFNESDIQQLMGMGCRGHLSAKLSPPQLLCVASRLGQSLAHQVRRDCIVWRAMCISLPPSPRALLLSRALSLAVDDWLTRLERLL; translated from the coding sequence ATGATATTGCCATTAACCACCGATATTCGGTATTTACATCAATTAGCGTGGCGGCCGGCACAATTTGCCCATCCATTATGGTTGGCGGCGGCCGGGGTTAAAACAGGAAATTACTGCTATGGCCGAAATCATGAATTGGATGCCGCGCTGAATGTTGTACTCAATAGCTTGCGAAATTTTCCGCAGCAATCGCTGCCCGCGATGTTGAGCCAACAGCAGCAATACCAAATTGTGGAACCGCAGCGATTATTGGCCCGCTGTCTGGCATTGGGATTGGTTTATTTGCAATGCGATGATTATCTGCGCCTTCGTCAGTATCGGCAGTTACTTGCGCCGATATTTAACGAGAGTGACATTCAGCAGCTCATGGGAATGGGGTGTCGCGGCCATCTTTCTGCCAAATTAAGCCCACCGCAATTGCTCTGTGTTGCTTCGCGACTGGGGCAGAGTTTGGCCCACCAGGTTCGTCGTGATTGCATCGTGTGGCGGGCAATGTGTATTTCGTTACCGCCTTCACCGCGCGCGCTATTGCTATCGCGGGCGTTATCCCTTGCGGTTGATGATTGGCTAACCCGATTAGAGCGTTTGTTGTGA
- the sctL gene encoding type III secretion system stator protein SctL, which translates to MNPFQIRVEKFDFSLPVGEVVIPAAQLHKIVQSRDILSEAQAQAADIVLAAQAEGKLLLAQAQQQADKLIEQTRHQMESDVLAQHVRWLVAAEHVESALITQARASILAALASVITSWAGEQAASQVLIHRLAEQVEKMAHHNELVLRVHSQHFSAVASALGSRVQCVADNNMAEDQAQLGFPMLQLTLSLSRHLSQLLLWLQEPPELLLYQEVISSGTVHDDGQ; encoded by the coding sequence GTGAATCCCTTTCAGATTCGGGTGGAGAAATTTGATTTTTCATTGCCTGTTGGCGAGGTTGTTATCCCTGCGGCTCAGTTGCACAAAATAGTACAAAGTCGCGATATTTTGTCTGAGGCCCAAGCGCAGGCGGCTGATATTGTGCTCGCCGCGCAAGCTGAGGGCAAATTACTACTGGCTCAAGCACAGCAACAGGCGGATAAGCTGATTGAGCAAACTCGGCACCAAATGGAATCTGATGTGTTAGCACAGCATGTCCGTTGGTTAGTGGCGGCTGAACACGTGGAATCAGCACTGATTACGCAGGCCCGCGCCTCTATTTTGGCCGCTCTTGCATCGGTTATCACCTCTTGGGCAGGAGAGCAGGCGGCGAGTCAAGTTCTGATTCATCGTCTGGCGGAACAGGTAGAGAAAATGGCACACCACAATGAGCTGGTGTTGCGTGTTCATTCACAACATTTTTCAGCCGTGGCCTCGGCTTTAGGTTCGCGAGTGCAGTGCGTCGCAGATAACAATATGGCAGAGGATCAGGCCCAATTGGGCTTTCCCATGCTACAGCTCACGCTTTCTCTTTCGCGCCATTTATCGCAACTTCTTCTTTGGCTGCAAGAGCCACCAGAGTTATTGCTTTATCAAGAAGTTATCTCATCAGGAACTGTTCATGACGACGGCCAATAA
- a CDS encoding TyeA family type III secretion system gatekeeper subunit, with protein MTTANNVSDAHAIHGSSLHSGELDGGITPARSVMELASIELSEVRQTALEETMEEIGLSLGSRLKDQKSVEAEERNQRRQQLLVKLINQLSGGADSLLPKHIPFDMEISLLARQLSQGGLSIGQQILLLAAMMAYSKNNPLRRRSLSQLLAPLLENGGWEIELFGLLELGSQESRELGAIKQLFAQSIEQSELSVAEWFSQVSRWPQRQQRVRVLMRAVAFDLASQPPPKHGERLAATLNQLRRLLMFLGLEDHCNLMGKTCAVEGERILSEVLAVVGQPWLFSGWLQPRIEAIVGDDINTRSRFIHRFYDLFNLMPLDCFNDQEQQQQILAVLLEI; from the coding sequence ATGACGACGGCCAATAATGTATCAGATGCCCATGCCATTCACGGGTCTTCACTCCATAGTGGCGAGTTAGATGGCGGAATAACCCCTGCCCGATCAGTCATGGAATTAGCCAGCATTGAATTGTCTGAGGTCAGACAAACTGCATTGGAAGAAACCATGGAAGAGATCGGGCTAAGTTTAGGTTCCCGATTAAAAGACCAAAAATCCGTTGAGGCTGAGGAGCGAAATCAGCGTCGTCAGCAATTATTGGTGAAGTTAATCAATCAGTTATCCGGCGGTGCGGATTCTTTGCTGCCCAAGCATATTCCGTTTGATATGGAAATTTCTTTGCTTGCTCGCCAACTTAGCCAAGGTGGGCTGTCAATAGGGCAGCAAATCTTGTTGCTGGCCGCGATGATGGCGTACAGCAAAAATAATCCATTACGTCGCCGCAGTTTGTCGCAATTACTTGCGCCGTTATTGGAAAACGGTGGCTGGGAAATTGAGTTATTTGGTTTGCTCGAGTTGGGCAGTCAGGAAAGTCGCGAGCTGGGTGCCATTAAGCAATTATTTGCACAAAGTATTGAGCAGAGTGAATTATCCGTCGCGGAGTGGTTTAGCCAAGTGAGTCGCTGGCCACAGCGCCAGCAACGGGTTCGGGTATTAATGCGCGCAGTTGCGTTTGACTTAGCTTCTCAGCCTCCCCCTAAACATGGCGAGCGGCTGGCCGCCACACTGAATCAACTTCGCCGTTTGCTCATGTTTTTGGGGTTGGAAGACCATTGCAATCTTATGGGAAAAACTTGCGCCGTCGAGGGGGAGCGGATTCTGAGTGAAGTGCTGGCGGTGGTGGGCCAACCCTGGCTATTTAGTGGTTGGTTACAACCGCGCATTGAGGCGATTGTTGGTGATGACATTAATACGCGCAGTCGATTTATTCATCGGTTTTATGACTTGTTCAATCTTATGCCGCTTGATTGCTTCAATGATCAGGAACAGCAACAGCAAATTTTAGCGGTGTTATTGGAGATATAA
- a CDS encoding type III secretion system protein, whose translation MEMDLVVTRNLQLFTQMAELPCSVLAPRMEWQIEQRLVFLEWRNARLLLTSGVQHRHYHHDDLLLLQECWQLERFNGVPQRIYLLKMGMMVSCSPPESSGAECWYQLYQQQCALLRRLPGEYP comes from the coding sequence ATGGAAATGGATTTAGTCGTGACCCGTAACCTCCAGTTGTTTACCCAGATGGCGGAGTTACCTTGCTCGGTATTGGCCCCACGCATGGAATGGCAGATAGAACAGCGGCTGGTTTTTCTTGAGTGGCGTAATGCGCGGTTATTACTGACCAGTGGCGTGCAGCATCGGCATTATCACCATGATGACTTATTGCTGCTTCAGGAATGCTGGCAACTGGAGCGCTTTAACGGTGTCCCTCAGCGTATCTACTTATTGAAAATGGGCATGATGGTCAGTTGCTCCCCCCCAGAGTCATCAGGGGCCGAGTGTTGGTATCAACTCTATCAGCAACAGTGTGCTTTACTCCGCCGTTTGCCGGGAGAATACCCATGA
- a CDS encoding EscV/YscV/HrcV family type III secretion system export apparatus protein, whose product MRESAFMRGLMLIAARQDVFLAIMLLVAIFMMILPLPTAMVDVLIAINLAFSVILLMISIYLRDPLEFSVFPSLLLITTLYRLALTISTTRLVLLQHDAGEIVEAFGQFVVGGNLAVGLIIFTIITVVQFIVITKGSERVAEVSARFSLDGMPGKQMSIDGDMRAGVIDSAEAGRLRERVQKESRLFGAMDGAMKFVKGDAIAGIIVILVNIIGGITIGVLQHNMSAEEAMTTYAVLSVGDGLCAQIPSLLISITAGIIVTRVPGNDKQSLAKDLAVQVGRQPDALLLAAAILAVFALLPGFPFLVFITLAALVATPAFLLYRKKKSRAGARDNGESQPSPAHTMAPGAVPLMLYCAPNLRYTYLGRDLDGLRWRWFEHLGVPLPEVVVRSDPSLAENELSIRVYQEQVLTLTLPADDLLLLQPNPLLDTRSQFLGMKMGTFEWLAAEQGHQASTLGIPYAQGHQRIIHCLTRVLERHTAEFIGVQETRYLMDAMEGRYGELVKELQRQMPVGKVAEILQRLVEEDVSIRDLRTIFGALVAWAPKEKDIVMLTEYVRIALRRHVCGRFSKNKAWLPVLRLGEGAENLIRESIRQTSAGTYSALGDKHSRLLLDKIKSAFAENTDAVLLTAIDVRRFLRKIVEREIFVLPVLSWQELGDEMNIKVAGTIELIGDELDEIT is encoded by the coding sequence ATGAGAGAATCGGCATTTATGCGCGGCCTGATGCTGATCGCTGCGCGTCAGGATGTTTTTCTGGCGATCATGTTGTTGGTGGCGATCTTTATGATGATCCTGCCGCTGCCGACCGCCATGGTTGATGTGCTGATTGCCATCAACCTCGCATTTTCCGTTATCTTGCTGATGATCTCAATTTACCTGCGCGATCCACTCGAATTCTCGGTCTTCCCGTCACTGTTACTTATCACCACACTTTATCGGTTGGCGCTAACCATCAGTACCACACGTTTGGTGCTGCTACAGCATGATGCTGGCGAAATTGTCGAAGCGTTCGGCCAGTTTGTTGTTGGCGGTAACCTGGCGGTAGGGCTGATTATTTTTACGATAATCACAGTAGTGCAGTTCATCGTGATAACCAAAGGTTCGGAACGTGTCGCCGAAGTCAGCGCCCGCTTTTCACTGGATGGCATGCCGGGCAAGCAAATGAGTATTGACGGCGATATGCGCGCTGGCGTTATCGATTCTGCCGAAGCCGGGCGATTGCGCGAGCGGGTGCAAAAAGAAAGCCGGCTGTTTGGTGCGATGGACGGGGCAATGAAGTTTGTTAAAGGCGATGCCATCGCGGGGATTATTGTCATTCTGGTGAATATTATTGGCGGCATCACTATCGGAGTGCTGCAACATAATATGTCTGCCGAGGAGGCGATGACCACCTATGCAGTTTTGTCCGTGGGTGATGGTTTATGCGCTCAAATCCCGTCATTACTTATCTCAATCACCGCTGGGATTATTGTGACCCGGGTTCCCGGCAATGATAAACAAAGCTTGGCTAAAGATTTGGCCGTGCAGGTAGGGCGTCAACCCGATGCCTTATTGCTGGCGGCGGCTATTCTGGCCGTTTTTGCACTGTTACCGGGTTTTCCTTTTCTGGTGTTTATCACTCTGGCGGCACTGGTCGCCACACCGGCCTTTTTACTGTATCGGAAAAAAAAGTCCCGCGCAGGGGCTCGCGACAATGGCGAAAGTCAGCCTTCTCCCGCTCATACCATGGCCCCTGGCGCTGTGCCATTGATGCTGTATTGTGCGCCCAACTTACGTTACACCTATTTGGGACGAGACCTCGATGGCTTGCGTTGGCGCTGGTTTGAACATCTTGGCGTGCCCCTACCCGAAGTCGTTGTTCGCAGTGATCCCAGCCTCGCTGAGAATGAGTTATCAATTCGAGTCTATCAGGAACAAGTGCTGACACTGACACTACCCGCCGATGATTTGTTACTGCTGCAACCCAATCCCTTGCTCGATACGCGCAGCCAATTCCTTGGCATGAAAATGGGCACCTTTGAGTGGTTGGCTGCTGAGCAAGGGCATCAGGCCAGCACATTAGGAATCCCCTATGCACAAGGGCATCAGCGCATTATTCATTGTCTGACTCGGGTACTTGAACGGCATACCGCTGAGTTTATTGGTGTGCAGGAAACTCGTTATCTAATGGATGCCATGGAGGGGCGTTACGGCGAGTTAGTGAAAGAGCTACAGCGCCAGATGCCTGTCGGGAAAGTGGCGGAAATATTGCAACGGCTGGTAGAGGAGGATGTTTCTATCCGCGATTTGCGCACTATTTTCGGGGCGCTGGTGGCATGGGCGCCCAAAGAGAAAGATATCGTCATGTTGACCGAGTATGTGCGTATCGCGTTACGCCGTCATGTGTGTGGCCGGTTTAGCAAAAATAAAGCCTGGTTGCCAGTATTGCGGTTGGGCGAAGGGGCTGAAAACCTGATCCGCGAGTCTATTCGTCAGACATCGGCGGGCACATATTCTGCGCTGGGAGATAAACATTCACGGCTACTTCTCGACAAAATAAAAAGTGCCTTTGCTGAAAATACCGATGCCGTGTTGCTGACCGCCATCGATGTGCGGCGCTTTCTGCGCAAAATTGTCGAGCGGGAAATTTTTGTGCTGCCGGTGCTTTCCTGGCAAGAACTGGGTGATGAAATGAATATTAAGGTGGCCGGTACTATTGAGCTTATCGGAGATGAATTGGATGAAATTACCTGA
- a CDS encoding EscN/YscN/HrcN family type III secretion system ATPase — protein MKLPDIAALSAQLQQQLRLSSPPPSGLAFCGPILDVGPTLLRAHLPGVALGELCQMTSPDMLAEVVGIEQQTALLSPFASSAGLRCGQWVSPLGHAHRIRVGADLLGRVLDGLGMPMDGGPQLTGHWRELDYPPPDPLTRQPVQQVLTTGIRAIDGVLTCGEGQRIGIFAAAGVGKSSLLSMLCAGCSADITVLALIGERGREVREFLEQVLTPDIRRRTVVVVATSDRPALERQKGIYTATTVAEYFRERGLKVLLMADSLTRYARAAREIGLAAGELPVMGSFPASVFAALPRLLERAGHSERGSITAFYTVLVEGDDMNEPVADEVRSLLDGHIVLSRQLAGAGHYPAIDIAASVSRVMPQIASARHQALAQKLRHMQACYQEIELLVRVGEYQEGQDLQADEALQRYPAICAFLQQESSLLSCKTDTAELTHTLAQLAQVLG, from the coding sequence ATGAAATTACCTGATATCGCGGCATTAAGCGCTCAATTACAACAACAATTGCGCTTATCGTCCCCTCCACCAAGTGGCTTGGCGTTTTGCGGGCCGATTTTAGATGTCGGCCCAACACTGTTACGCGCCCATTTACCCGGCGTGGCATTGGGGGAATTATGCCAAATGACTTCACCGGATATGTTGGCTGAAGTGGTCGGCATTGAGCAGCAAACTGCATTGTTATCTCCATTTGCATCCTCCGCCGGCTTACGATGTGGTCAATGGGTTTCCCCACTTGGGCATGCGCACCGCATAAGAGTTGGTGCTGATTTGCTTGGACGGGTATTGGATGGGCTGGGTATGCCAATGGACGGTGGCCCGCAGCTGACGGGGCATTGGCGCGAGTTGGATTATCCGCCACCAGACCCTTTAACTCGTCAGCCCGTCCAGCAAGTATTGACCACCGGAATTCGTGCCATTGATGGGGTACTGACGTGTGGTGAAGGGCAGCGAATCGGTATTTTTGCCGCCGCCGGGGTGGGTAAAAGCAGCTTGTTGAGCATGCTATGTGCCGGTTGCTCGGCGGATATCACCGTGTTGGCGCTGATTGGTGAACGTGGGCGTGAAGTGCGGGAATTCCTTGAGCAAGTGCTCACTCCTGATATCCGCCGCCGTACAGTGGTGGTGGTGGCAACTTCCGACCGGCCAGCGCTGGAGCGGCAGAAGGGGATTTATACCGCCACCACGGTGGCCGAATATTTCCGTGAGCGCGGGCTGAAAGTGCTGTTAATGGCCGACTCACTCACCCGCTATGCCCGAGCCGCTCGTGAAATTGGCTTGGCGGCCGGGGAGCTTCCTGTGATGGGCAGCTTCCCCGCCAGTGTTTTTGCCGCACTTCCCCGCTTACTTGAGCGGGCAGGTCACAGTGAGCGCGGCAGCATCACGGCTTTTTACACCGTGTTAGTTGAGGGGGATGACATGAATGAGCCCGTGGCCGACGAAGTGCGATCCCTCTTAGATGGGCACATCGTTTTGTCACGGCAACTGGCGGGAGCCGGACACTATCCGGCCATTGACATTGCCGCCAGTGTTAGCCGGGTCATGCCGCAAATTGCCAGTGCCAGGCATCAGGCTTTGGCACAAAAACTGCGCCACATGCAGGCCTGCTATCAGGAGATAGAATTACTGGTGCGAGTGGGGGAATATCAGGAAGGGCAAGACTTACAGGCCGATGAGGCATTACAGCGATATCCGGCTATCTGCGCCTTCTTGCAACAGGAAAGCTCATTATTATCATGCAAAACCGACACCGCCGAGCTCACTCACACTTTGGCGCAACTCGCACAGGTGCTGGGTTAA
- a CDS encoding type III secretion protein, translated as MLLRLLALRQRKERRLRRQLMCLRQEEQQQEQQLANIHQERHELCQQLHMLAQWRGKLSPTTVQEQNALQHKVYQAERRLQKSLCELAAQRQQQQAAIALQQGLLRTNQREQEKLRMLIKDESNRY; from the coding sequence ATGCTCTTGCGCCTATTGGCACTGCGCCAGCGCAAAGAGCGCCGATTACGTCGGCAATTAATGTGCTTGCGGCAAGAGGAGCAACAACAAGAACAGCAATTGGCAAATATTCATCAAGAACGCCACGAATTATGCCAGCAATTACATATGCTTGCTCAATGGCGCGGCAAACTGAGCCCGACGACAGTACAAGAGCAAAACGCGTTGCAGCACAAGGTGTATCAGGCGGAGCGGCGACTGCAAAAATCGCTCTGTGAGTTAGCGGCCCAGAGACAGCAGCAGCAGGCTGCTATTGCATTACAACAGGGGCTGTTACGGACTAATCAGCGTGAGCAGGAAAAATTACGGATGCTAATAAAAGATGAGTCGAATCGATATTGA